A window of the Cicer arietinum cultivar CDC Frontier isolate Library 1 chromosome 6, Cicar.CDCFrontier_v2.0, whole genome shotgun sequence genome harbors these coding sequences:
- the LOC101504087 gene encoding UBP1-associated protein 2C-like isoform X1, which translates to MDFSKKRKTEENGDANSPPPSTDAAATTTATLTPEDIRKMIQPFTQDQLLDLLQSASLQHPNVLDSVRSIADRDNTRRKLFVRGLAGDTTTDTLRAVFSSYGDLEEAIVIFDKSTGRSKGYGFVVFRHVDGAILALKEPSKKIDGRMTVTQLAAAGAGSTGGDVSARKVFVGNVPFEVSSESLLSEFSKYGEIEEGPLGFDKSSGKTRGFAFFVYKTEEGARASLVESLKTVDGHQVICKLAVDNKKPKPGNQNPSGFPVDNSSSNLHAPNAMMMPQYGAPHNTYGQQPYSNQAPSAGGYGPPIGGGASQYGGPGHMPGPVSGPRAPPASVGGYPDGSQYGYPSQPMPMARPPPGGMYQGVPPYY; encoded by the coding sequence ATGGACTTCTCCAAAAAGCGCAAAACAGAAGAGAACGGCGACGCTAATTCTCCGCCCCCCTCAACAGACGCCGCCGCAACCACCACCGCCACTCTCACCCCAGAAGACATCCGCAAGATGATCCAACCGTTCACACAGGACCAGTTACTAGACCTTCTCCAATCTGCCTCCCTCCAACACCCCAACGTTCTCGACTCCGTACGCTCCATAGCCGACCGCGACAACACCCGCCGTAAACTCTTCGTCCGCGGCCTCGCAGGCGATACCACCACCGACACTCTCCGCGCCGTATTTTCATCATACGGCGACCTAGAAGAAGCCATCGTGATATTCGACAAGTCCACTGGCAGGTCCAAAGGTTACGGCTTCGTCGTGTTCCGACACGTCGACGGTGCAATTCTCGCCCTAAAAGAACCAAGCAAGAAAATCGACGGTAGGATGACGGTTACACAGCTTGCGGCGGCGGGTGCTGGATCGACCGGCGGTGATGTCTCTGCTCGTAAAGTTTTCGTAGGAAACGTTCCGTTTGAAGTGTCATCGGAGAGTCTATTGAGTGAGTTTTCCAAGTATGGTGAAATCGAAGAGGGTCCTCTAGGGTTTGATAAATCGAGTGGAAAAACGAGAGGTTTCGCTTTCTTCGTTTATAAAACCGAAGAAGGTGCGAGAGCTTCGCTTGTGGAGTCTCTTAAAACCGTTGATGGTCACCAAGTGATTTGCAAGTTGGCTGTCGATAATAAAAAGCCCAAGCCCGGTAACCAAAACCCATCGGGATTTCCAGTGGataattcttcttctaatttacATGCTCCTAATGCTATGATGATGCCGCAATATGGTGCTCCTCATAATACTTACGGGCAACAGCCGTATAGTAATCAGGCTCCCTCTGCTGGTGGCTATGGGCCTCCAATTGGAGGAGGTGCTTCTCAGTATGGTGGGCCTGGGCATATGCCTGGGCCTGTTTCAGGTCCAAGAGCGCCTCCGGCTTCTGTTGGAGGATACCCTGATGGTTCGCAGTACGGTTACCCATCACAACCTATGCCGATGGCGAGACCTCCTCCTGGAGGAATGTACCAAGGCGTGCCACCTTATTATTGA
- the LOC101504087 gene encoding UBP1-associated protein 2C-like isoform X2 → MDFSKKRKTEENGDANSPPPSTDAAATTTATLTPEDIRKMIQPFTQDQLLDLLQSASLQHPNVLDSVRSIADRDNTRRKLFVRGLAGDTTTDTLRAVFSSYGDLEEAIVIFDKSTGRSKGYGFVVFRHVDGAILALKEPSKKIDGRMTVTQLAAAGAGSTGGDVSARKVFVGNVPFEVSSESLLSEFSKYGEIEEGPLGFDKSSGKTRGFAFFVYKTEEGARASLVESLKTVDGHQVICKLAVDNKKPKPGNQNPSGFPVDNSSSNLHAPNAMMMPQYGAPHNTYGQQPYSNQAPSAGGYGPPIGGGASQYGGPGHMPGPVSGPRAPPASVGGYPDGSQYGYPSQPMPMARPPPGGMCFIQLCDGFLGASALNGCADFVLADNEICGFRYMDCCNLLLLHYLCFYVLWFHAIDAS, encoded by the exons ATGGACTTCTCCAAAAAGCGCAAAACAGAAGAGAACGGCGACGCTAATTCTCCGCCCCCCTCAACAGACGCCGCCGCAACCACCACCGCCACTCTCACCCCAGAAGACATCCGCAAGATGATCCAACCGTTCACACAGGACCAGTTACTAGACCTTCTCCAATCTGCCTCCCTCCAACACCCCAACGTTCTCGACTCCGTACGCTCCATAGCCGACCGCGACAACACCCGCCGTAAACTCTTCGTCCGCGGCCTCGCAGGCGATACCACCACCGACACTCTCCGCGCCGTATTTTCATCATACGGCGACCTAGAAGAAGCCATCGTGATATTCGACAAGTCCACTGGCAGGTCCAAAGGTTACGGCTTCGTCGTGTTCCGACACGTCGACGGTGCAATTCTCGCCCTAAAAGAACCAAGCAAGAAAATCGACGGTAGGATGACGGTTACACAGCTTGCGGCGGCGGGTGCTGGATCGACCGGCGGTGATGTCTCTGCTCGTAAAGTTTTCGTAGGAAACGTTCCGTTTGAAGTGTCATCGGAGAGTCTATTGAGTGAGTTTTCCAAGTATGGTGAAATCGAAGAGGGTCCTCTAGGGTTTGATAAATCGAGTGGAAAAACGAGAGGTTTCGCTTTCTTCGTTTATAAAACCGAAGAAGGTGCGAGAGCTTCGCTTGTGGAGTCTCTTAAAACCGTTGATGGTCACCAAGTGATTTGCAAGTTGGCTGTCGATAATAAAAAGCCCAAGCCCGGTAACCAAAACCCATCGGGATTTCCAGTGGataattcttcttctaatttacATGCTCCTAATGCTATGATGATGCCGCAATATGGTGCTCCTCATAATACTTACGGGCAACAGCCGTATAGTAATCAGGCTCCCTCTGCTGGTGGCTATGGGCCTCCAATTGGAGGAGGTGCTTCTCAGTATGGTGGGCCTGGGCATATGCCTGGGCCTGTTTCAGGTCCAAGAGCGCCTCCGGCTTCTGTTGGAGGATACCCTGATGGTTCGCAGTACGGTTACCCATCACAACCTATGCCGATGGCGAGACCTCCTCCTGGAGGAAT GTGTTTCATTCAGCTTTGTGATGGCTTCTTGGGCGCTAGTGCGTTAAATGGTTGTGCTGATTTCGTGCTTGCAGACAATGAAATCTGTGGTTTTCGTTACATGGACTGCTGTAATTTGTTGCTGCTTCACTACCTCTGCTTCTATGTGTTATGGTTCCATGCTATAGATGCTAGTTAA